A segment of the Gemmatimonadales bacterium genome:
TGGACGCGGGCGAGTGCCATGGGTGGTGCTCCTTTGGTAATCGGGGTGCCAGTTCTCGTAGCTGTGCAGAAGCGAGGTCGGTCACGACTTCTGCATTCGACCTCCCCGGAGGACAGGACGCGTGGCGAGCGCCAGTATACTTAAGTGAATGCTTGACCAACGCGCCGGGCGTGAGCCTCTCGATCGCACCTTTCACGCGCTGGCCGATCCCAGCAGGATGCTGATTGTCGAGCGCTTGAGCCGCGGACCAGCCTCGGTGAGCGAGCTCGCCCGGCCTCTCCCGATGTCGCTGCCAGCGGTGGTTCAGCACCTTCAGGTGCTGCAGGTCAGCGGCCTCGTCAGCTCCGAGAAGGTCGGGCGCGTGCGGATCTGCCGGATCGAGCCGGAAGCGCTGCGGCCCGTGGAGCGATGGATCGGCGCGCGGCGATCGAGCTTGGAGCGCCGCCTCGACCACCTTGGCGAGTACCTCGCCGAAGGCGACGACGAAC
Coding sequences within it:
- a CDS encoding metalloregulator ArsR/SmtB family transcription factor, with protein sequence MLDQRAGREPLDRTFHALADPSRMLIVERLSRGPASVSELARPLPMSLPAVVQHLQVLQVSGLVSSEKVGRVRICRIEPEALRPVERWIGARRSSLERRLDHLGEYLAEGDDEPKGGRR